The following are encoded in a window of Parambassis ranga chromosome 15, fParRan2.1, whole genome shotgun sequence genomic DNA:
- the pkd2l1 gene encoding polycystic kidney disease 2-like 1 protein, with the protein MKRLNNRAESHLTGQVECEMDVGVGNGAWVNQGFCGSPPPLPRVISTVYNPQPLGFQGSMDSMYKVDSPGPFPEEPPSTGQSLTRKRGGCCSFIKGLWGTTLTENTSNNRELFVRTTLRELLVYLVFLVDICLLTYGMTSSSTYYYTKAMTDLFVNTAGDGGVKFQSIGTMADFWTFAEGPLLDGLYWTRWYNNQSLDNGDQSFIYYENMLLGVPRMRQIKVKNNSCKVHQDFQDEITGCFDVYNDKKEEDSSFGLINGTAWTYHTEKEIKGSSHWGLLTTYSGAGFYQDLSRTKEASADILAELVGNLWLDRGTRAAFIDFSTYNANINMFCIIRLVVEFPATGGAIPSYQIRTVRLIRYITTWDYFILGCEMVFCVFILYYIVEEILELRIHRFSYFKSIWNILDLVVIMLAIVAIIFNIFRTVKVDKLLSKLLNQPDIYADFEFLAFWQTQYNNMNAVNLFFAWIKVFKYISFNKTMTQLSSTLGRCAKDILGFAIMFFIVFFAYAQLGYLLFGTEVESFSTFVKCIFTQFRIILGDFDYDAIDRANRVLGPIYFVTYVFFVFFVLLNMFLAIINDTYSEVKEELSSQKDELQITDIIKQSYMKTFTKLKLKKEKISDVQKALQSGSGEIEFKDFRETLKEMGHADYEISAAFSRFDRDRNQILDKDEQERMKIELEEKRDALSAELNNLGRNYEKELLEKPPATSKEPKSQTAVDREQFLRLARQVLNLESSVAGITSKMELIMEKLGLQEKAKGSEMRLAVSNQDSDGPASSGHILVCVDRATKAEISSRRPTARTNSTYNCHM; encoded by the exons ATGAAGCGCCTGAACAACCGGGCCGAGAGCCACCTGACCGGGCAGGTGGAGTGCGAGATGGACGTGGGTGTGGGTAACGGAGCCTGGGTGAACCAGGGCTTCTGTggctctcctccacctctgccaaGAGTTATCAGTACTGTCTACAACCCGCAGCCTTTGGGCTTCCAGGGCTCCATGGACAGCATGTACAAAGTGGACAGTCCCGGTCCATTCCCAGAGGAGCCTCCGTCCACGGGACAAAGTCTGACGAGGAAACGAGGAGGCTGCTGCTCTTTTATCAAAG gaCTGTGGGGCACAACGTTGACCGAAAACACCTCCAACAACAGAGAACTGTTTGTAAGAACCACTCTGAGGGAGCTGCTGGTCTACCTGGTGTTCCTGGTGGACATATGTCTGT TGACATACGGTATGACCAGCTCCAGCACCTACTATTACACGAAAGCCATGACGGACCTGTTTGTGAATACAGCCGGTGACGGCGGGGTCAAGTTTCAGTCTATTGGCACCATGGCCGACTTCTGGACT TTTGCAGAGGGCCCATTACTGGACGGCCTCTACTGGACACGATGGTACAATAATCAGTCCCTGGACAACGGAGACCAGTCTTTTATCTACTATGAGAACATGCTGCTGGGAGTACCCAGGATGAGGCAGATCAAGGTCAAGAACAACTCCTGCAAAGTCCACCAAGACTTCCAAGATGAGATCACAGGATGCTTTGATGTTTACAAtgacaagaaggaggaggacagtAGCTTCGGTCTCATCAATGGCACTGC CTGGACCTaccacacagagaaagaaatcaAAGGCTCCTCTCACTGGGGCTTGCTGACCACCTACAGTGGAGCGGGTTTCTATCAAGACTTGAGTCGGACCAAGGAGGCAAGCGCCGACATACTGGCTGAACTGGTGGGCAACCTTTGGCTGGACCGAGGAACTAGAGCAGCCTTCATTGACTTCTCTACTTACAACGCAAACATCAACATGTTCTGTATCATCAG GTTGGTAGTTGAATTTCCAGCAACAGGTGGAGCGATCCCTTCCTACCAGATCAGGACAGTCAGACTGATTCGATACATCACCACCTGGGATTACTTCATCCTCGGCTGTGAGATGGTCTTCTGTGTCTTCATCCTTTACTACATTGTGGAGGAGATTCTTGAGCTGCGGATACACAGGTTCTCCTATTTCAAAAGCATCTGGAACATACTGGATCTTGTTGTCATAATG ctcgCCATTGTCGCCATCATATTCAATATTTTCCGCACCGTCAAAGTGGACAAACTGCTCAGCAAACTGCTGAATCAGCCCGATATCTACGCAGATTTTGAATTTCTGGCATTCTGGCAAACCCAGTACAACAACATGAACGCAGTGAACCTGTTCTTCGCCTGGATCAAG GTTTTCAAGTACATCAGTTTTAATAAGACGATGACTCAGCTGTCCTCCACACTGGGTCGGTGTGCCAAAGACATTCTAGGGTTCGCCATTATGTTCTTCATCGTGTTCTTTGCTTACGCTCAGCTTGGGTATCTGCTCTTTGGCACAGAGGTGGAATCATTCAGCACCTTTGTAAAATGCAT TTTCACACAGTTCCGAATCATTCTCGGAGACTTCGATTACGATGCCATTGACCGGGCGAACAGAGTTCTCGGGCCGATCTACTTTGTCACTTAtgtgttctttgttttctttgttttgctg AACATGTTTCTGGCCATCATCAACGACACATATTCAGAAGTTAAAGAGGAGCTCTCGTCCCAGAAAGATGAGCTGCAAATTACGGACATAATCAAACAG AGCTATATGAAGACATTTACAaagctgaaactgaaaaaagagaaaatatcgGATGTTCAGAAGGCTCTACAGTCGGGATCTGGAGAAATTGAATTCAAAGACTTCAGAGAAACTCTGaaaga GATGGGACATGCTGATTATGAAATCTCTGCAGCCTTCTCACGGTTTGACCGAGACAGAAACCAAATTCTTGACAAAGACGAACAAGAGAGGATGAAAATCGAGCTGGAGGAAAAGAGG GATGCTCTTAGTGCTGAACTCAACAACCTTGGAAGGAATTATGAGAAAGAATTACTGGAGAAGCCTCCTGCCACCTCCAAGGAGCCAAAGAGCCAAACCGCTGTGGATCGAGAACAGTTTCTGAG ACTAGCCAGACAGGTTCTCAACCTTGAAAGCTCCGTGGCAGGCATCACATCCAAGATGGAGCTGATTATGGAGAAACTGGGATTACaagaaaaagcaaagggaaGTGAAATGAGACTCGCTGTGTCCAATCAGGAT AGTGATGGACCGGCCTCCAGCGGCCACATCCTGGTTTGTGTGGACAGAGCAACGAAGGCTGAGATCTCATCCAGACGACCAACGGCTCGCACGAACTCCACCTACAACTGCCACATGTGA
- the atoh7 gene encoding transcription factor atoh7, protein MKSRRSSCTDSGSESSELDSKSPEKYETATRRRMAANARERKRMQGLNTAFDCLRKVVPQWGQDKKLSKYETLQMALSYIMALNRILTDARRHTAPHRQWLDLQFDSVQPENYACLMSYDPPAGQDYIHSSFSYQLNGHQVHA, encoded by the coding sequence ATGAAGTCCCGTCGATCAAGCTGCACCGACTCTGGATCTGAGTCCTCAGAGCTGGACTCCAAGAGCCCGGAGAAGTACGAGACGGCTACAAGGAGACGGATGGCTGCCAACgccagagagaggaagaggatgcagGGTTTGAACACAGCTTTTGATTGCCTACGTAAAGTGGTCCCCCAGTGGGGCCAGGACAAGAAGCTGTCCAAGTATGAGACCTTGCAGATGGCCCTCAGCTACATCATGGCCCTGAACCGGATCCTGACGGACGCCCGGAGGCACACTGCTCCTCACAGGCAGTGGCTGGACCTGCAGTTTGACAGCGTGCAGCCTGAGAACTACGCCTGCCTGATGAGCTACGACCCTCCTGCTGGACAGGACTACAtccactcctccttctcctACCAGTTAAACGGACACCAGGTCCACGCGTAA